In one window of Bdellovibrio bacteriovorus DNA:
- a CDS encoding ABC transporter permease translates to MNKSLMWIAWRLLISRKTLFGGSAPLSLLGLVLGVAALVASMAVMSGFESTLKHAMADVSGHAQVVKRSRFPDDYKELEERIKKAEPTLVGSSRFVFIEAVLAHQGKISGILIQGVDTQEVGKVLNFKSRVMSGSVDLSSSSEAEVPLVLMGKGLAAKMNLKVGDRFRVVVPVADAVDPSKFQRRVGEFQLQGILDLGKYDWNERFILSDLAATQKLADIGDRYSGLLLRFEDVDYARQAAFNLSHVLGSPYWVRDWRDSNENLFEAVSVERPGIFFVVLIITLVAAFNVSSTLLVNVVRRYKDIAILKTVGLSRKDIIKIFAFQGLFMGGIGLFFGFILGFILCLLFNFAQSRLGLVAGEVYRLDSIDVNIRFVDSIAIVIATLLICFIATLAPARRGGRLNPVEGLRNE, encoded by the coding sequence GTGAATAAGTCCTTAATGTGGATTGCATGGCGACTTTTGATTTCTCGGAAAACTCTTTTCGGGGGATCAGCACCGTTATCTCTTTTGGGACTTGTTTTAGGAGTGGCGGCTCTAGTGGCATCGATGGCCGTGATGAGTGGTTTTGAATCCACGCTGAAGCATGCGATGGCCGATGTTTCCGGACACGCTCAAGTTGTAAAGCGCTCGCGTTTTCCTGATGACTATAAAGAACTTGAAGAGCGGATTAAAAAAGCAGAGCCCACATTGGTGGGGTCTTCACGCTTCGTCTTTATTGAAGCGGTTCTAGCTCATCAAGGAAAAATCTCTGGAATCCTGATTCAGGGTGTGGACACTCAAGAAGTTGGAAAAGTTTTAAATTTCAAAAGTCGTGTGATGAGTGGCTCAGTCGATTTAAGTTCTTCATCCGAGGCCGAGGTTCCGTTGGTTTTGATGGGTAAGGGCCTGGCCGCAAAAATGAATTTAAAAGTCGGTGATCGTTTTCGTGTGGTCGTTCCTGTTGCTGACGCCGTAGATCCGTCAAAATTCCAGCGCCGTGTGGGGGAATTCCAACTGCAAGGCATTCTGGATTTAGGAAAATACGATTGGAACGAAAGATTCATTCTCAGCGATCTTGCAGCGACACAAAAACTAGCTGACATTGGTGATCGCTATTCCGGTTTACTTCTGCGATTTGAAGACGTGGACTATGCACGCCAAGCTGCTTTCAATTTAAGTCATGTCTTGGGTTCACCATACTGGGTGCGCGACTGGAGAGACTCTAACGAAAATCTTTTCGAAGCCGTCAGCGTAGAACGTCCCGGAATTTTCTTTGTTGTTTTGATTATCACTTTGGTGGCGGCGTTCAACGTCTCGTCCACGTTGCTGGTGAACGTTGTTCGTCGCTATAAAGACATTGCGATTTTAAAAACCGTCGGTCTTTCGCGAAAAGACATTATTAAGATCTTCGCCTTCCAAGGGCTTTTCATGGGCGGGATTGGTTTGTTCTTTGGGTTTATCTTAGGATTTATTCTTTGCCTGCTCTTCAACTTCGCGCAAAGTCGTTTAGGGCTTGTTGCCGGTGAAGTTTATCGTCTGGATTCTATCGACGTGAACATCCGTTTTGTTGATTCCATCGCGATTGTTATCGCTACACTTTTGATTTGTTTCATCGCCACATTGGCGCCAGCTCGTCGCGGCGGCCGATTGAACCCAGTAGAAGGGCTTCGCAATGAATGA
- the prfB gene encoding peptide chain release factor 2 — MNHRKSKAESALSKVSRRNFGGIFDLDKKKKRLDELAIQAENPALWEKPAEMQKLNKEKTLLERAVGEFDSFANRLSDAKVLLEMAMEAQDEGSFSEVKAEVDSLEKYGQDLELKRVLNGELDTNSAYLSINSGAGGTESCDWAEMLLRMYTRYADKHGYKVSVVEMTEGEGAGIKSCTLLVEGPYAYGYLKAESGVHRLVRISPFDSNARRHTSFASVFAWAEVDDDINIEVRPEDTRVETFRSSGAGGQHVNKTDSAVRMYHIPTGIVVSCQMERSQIQNREKAMKMLKARLYELEIEKRNAEKDAMNSQKKANEWGSQIRSYVMHPYQMVKDHRTDFETNQVDDVMDGDLDGFIMAYLKSQITTEAKPQ; from the coding sequence CTGAATCATCGGAAATCAAAAGCAGAATCGGCGCTCTCGAAAGTTTCTCGACGGAACTTCGGGGGTATCTTTGACCTAGATAAAAAGAAAAAGCGTCTTGACGAGCTTGCGATCCAAGCCGAAAACCCCGCGCTGTGGGAAAAGCCTGCAGAAATGCAAAAACTCAATAAAGAAAAGACCCTGCTTGAAAGAGCCGTGGGAGAGTTTGATTCTTTCGCCAATCGCCTGAGCGATGCCAAAGTTCTTTTGGAAATGGCAATGGAGGCTCAAGATGAGGGCAGCTTCAGTGAAGTGAAAGCCGAAGTCGATTCGTTAGAAAAATACGGCCAAGATTTAGAATTAAAACGAGTTCTCAACGGCGAACTTGATACCAACAGTGCTTACTTATCGATCAACTCTGGCGCCGGCGGGACCGAGTCCTGTGATTGGGCCGAGATGCTGCTTCGTATGTACACACGCTATGCCGACAAGCACGGCTATAAAGTCAGCGTTGTCGAGATGACCGAAGGCGAAGGCGCGGGCATCAAATCCTGCACTCTTTTAGTCGAAGGACCTTACGCCTATGGTTACTTGAAAGCCGAATCGGGCGTTCATCGTCTGGTGCGTATTTCTCCGTTTGACTCCAATGCTCGTCGACACACTTCTTTTGCGTCCGTGTTTGCATGGGCCGAGGTCGACGACGACATCAATATTGAAGTTCGTCCGGAAGACACGCGCGTTGAAACTTTCCGCTCTAGTGGAGCCGGTGGACAGCACGTGAATAAGACCGACTCTGCCGTTCGTATGTATCATATTCCGACAGGCATCGTAGTGTCCTGCCAAATGGAACGTTCGCAAATCCAAAATAGAGAAAAGGCGATGAAGATGTTGAAAGCGCGCCTTTACGAATTGGAAATTGAAAAGCGCAACGCGGAAAAAGACGCGATGAACTCGCAGAAAAAAGCTAATGAATGGGGATCGCAAATCCGTTCGTACGTGATGCATCCTTACCAAATGGTGAAAGACCACCGCACGGACTTTGAAACCAATCAAGTGGACGATGTGATGGATGGAGATTTAGATGGCTTTATCATGGCTTATCTAAAATCCCAAATCACCACAGAGGCGAAACCTCAGTGA
- the ybeY gene encoding rRNA maturation RNase YbeY, whose protein sequence is MQLLIVNESKHAVPRKFITEWMEEVVGELKKRRILKAAHAKKELTLVFLDKKPAQKINFEFRGKDYATDVLSFDSMDPISFGELVMCPEVLKRQAKEHKLSFQHELGYMLLHGVLHLLGYDHETNEKDAKEMFDLQDAVFEKLLKKLSA, encoded by the coding sequence ATGCAACTTCTGATCGTTAATGAATCTAAGCACGCCGTGCCTCGAAAATTTATCACCGAGTGGATGGAAGAAGTGGTCGGTGAGCTTAAAAAACGTCGCATTCTTAAAGCCGCTCACGCGAAAAAAGAACTGACTTTGGTGTTCTTAGATAAAAAGCCCGCGCAGAAAATCAATTTCGAGTTCCGCGGAAAAGACTACGCCACAGATGTTCTTAGTTTTGACTCGATGGACCCGATTTCTTTCGGGGAACTTGTCATGTGTCCTGAAGTTCTAAAGCGCCAGGCAAAGGAACATAAACTCAGCTTTCAACATGAATTGGGATACATGCTTTTGCATGGAGTTCTTCATTTATTGGGCTATGACCATGAGACCAATGAAAAGGACGCCAAAGAAATGTTCGACCTCCAGGACGCTGTTTTCGAAAAGCTTTTGAAAAAACTTTCTGCCTAA
- a CDS encoding HD family phosphohydrolase, which translates to MQRGKQTKKGESPTTRVNYEDHSLKFLDWVDSIGLEKTFFGRIVQVMEEKFFIRRAALIFLYCVLLSYTIFYQFDVPYNFNVGDVAKFDVVSPIGFEMTDEVTTEEKRFKAEYSVPIVYDYDTSVFERVSVNLIHSFRTMRAYYRETKWSSTPAEHRRQVKEFFQHKKQFEKELGVVVSDFMFEWLIDLKFTPRIEAVIIRNLESWYDKKIAEAPDRFIPANQASVLARVVHKNNLGKEFPIPREEIQDLQAPENFEFDSKKDLNRFSESDQANLLYFARSLLVPNLTLNKQETASRRQAARDAVIPVTITIKKNQAIISQGSVIQPGQMAVIKQIENIRADKRKDIMALSMALMLSVAILVFFSYLKRFTMNKVKIEFKDVTVMMLIAFGAILFTKIYMFITDAAFASKMGHIIPPAIFLYAAPVAAGPMLVGLLISYGEIVWLFTAFLSVCLGIMVDYNYSFMFVSLVGGIAAARGVFNCKTRNDIYFAGVRTGVVNALMIAFILTMTKFDQEGGLKEILLSIPAGFLGGIFSALVTMMFIPLLESIFNYTTDVKLLELSNLNHPLLKEMIVKAPGTYHHSMMVGSMVEAAAEEIGANPLLGKVMCYYHDIGKMEHANYFIENQKPGHNPHDHISPFMSKTLLVAHVKDGIEMGMAYKLGKPILDGIVQHHGTTLISYFYNKALDLKKEDDPEISDQDFRYPGPKPQFRESALCMLADSIEAAARSLDEPTPARLQNIVRNIIQRKFSDAQLDECNLTLKDISKVEAAFVRILLGIYHQRIDYPRSAGGGLGDTNATSDR; encoded by the coding sequence ATGCAGCGAGGTAAGCAAACTAAAAAAGGCGAGAGTCCTACGACTCGTGTTAACTATGAGGATCACAGTCTTAAGTTCTTAGACTGGGTGGATTCCATTGGCCTAGAGAAAACCTTCTTTGGTCGCATCGTTCAGGTGATGGAAGAAAAATTCTTCATCCGCCGTGCTGCCTTGATCTTCCTTTACTGCGTCCTTCTTTCTTACACGATTTTCTACCAATTTGATGTTCCTTATAATTTCAATGTCGGCGATGTCGCAAAATTCGATGTGGTTTCGCCAATCGGTTTTGAAATGACCGACGAGGTCACCACCGAGGAAAAGCGCTTTAAAGCCGAATACTCCGTGCCGATCGTTTACGATTACGACACAAGTGTCTTTGAAAGAGTTTCCGTCAATTTGATTCACTCTTTTAGAACCATGCGCGCTTACTATCGCGAAACGAAATGGTCATCGACACCGGCCGAGCACCGCCGTCAGGTGAAAGAGTTCTTCCAGCACAAAAAACAGTTCGAAAAAGAATTGGGAGTGGTGGTTTCTGACTTCATGTTCGAATGGCTTATTGACCTTAAATTCACTCCCAGAATTGAAGCTGTCATCATTCGTAACTTGGAAAGCTGGTACGATAAAAAGATCGCGGAAGCCCCAGATCGTTTTATCCCGGCCAATCAGGCTAGCGTTCTAGCCCGCGTCGTGCATAAAAACAACTTGGGTAAAGAGTTCCCCATCCCGCGCGAAGAAATCCAAGACCTGCAAGCGCCAGAAAATTTCGAGTTCGATTCAAAAAAAGACCTGAATAGATTTTCTGAAAGTGACCAGGCCAATCTTCTGTATTTTGCGAGATCGCTTTTAGTTCCGAATCTGACACTGAACAAACAAGAGACCGCCTCCCGCAGACAAGCCGCTCGCGATGCGGTGATTCCGGTAACCATCACGATTAAAAAGAACCAAGCCATTATTTCTCAAGGTTCCGTCATTCAGCCGGGTCAGATGGCCGTCATTAAACAAATCGAGAACATTCGCGCAGACAAACGCAAAGACATCATGGCGCTTTCAATGGCCTTGATGCTTTCCGTGGCGATTCTAGTTTTCTTCTCGTACCTAAAACGTTTCACGATGAACAAAGTGAAAATCGAGTTTAAAGATGTGACCGTGATGATGCTCATCGCGTTTGGCGCGATTCTTTTCACGAAGATCTACATGTTCATCACGGACGCGGCCTTCGCTTCAAAAATGGGGCATATCATTCCTCCGGCGATCTTCTTGTATGCGGCTCCGGTCGCAGCGGGACCTATGTTGGTGGGGCTCCTTATTTCCTACGGTGAAATCGTGTGGCTCTTCACGGCCTTCCTTTCGGTGTGCCTAGGTATCATGGTCGACTACAACTACAGCTTCATGTTTGTCAGCTTGGTCGGTGGTATCGCGGCAGCTCGCGGGGTTTTCAACTGCAAAACTCGTAACGACATTTACTTCGCTGGCGTCAGAACGGGCGTAGTCAATGCCCTGATGATCGCGTTCATTTTAACGATGACGAAGTTTGATCAAGAGGGCGGACTTAAGGAAATCCTTCTTTCAATCCCGGCGGGGTTCTTGGGTGGTATCTTCAGCGCGCTCGTCACGATGATGTTCATTCCGTTATTAGAATCTATCTTCAATTACACGACGGACGTAAAACTTCTTGAACTCAGCAATTTAAATCATCCGCTACTGAAAGAGATGATCGTCAAGGCTCCGGGAACCTATCATCACTCCATGATGGTGGGTTCGATGGTGGAGGCCGCAGCTGAAGAGATCGGCGCCAATCCGCTCTTAGGTAAAGTCATGTGCTACTACCACGATATTGGGAAGATGGAACACGCGAACTACTTCATCGAAAATCAAAAACCAGGACACAATCCTCACGATCATATTTCTCCGTTCATGAGTAAGACTTTGCTAGTGGCGCACGTGAAAGACGGTATCGAGATGGGGATGGCTTATAAATTAGGTAAGCCGATCTTAGACGGTATCGTTCAGCATCACGGAACGACGTTGATTTCGTATTTCTACAACAAAGCTTTGGATCTAAAAAAAGAAGACGACCCAGAAATCAGCGATCAAGACTTCCGTTATCCAGGTCCTAAACCTCAATTCCGTGAATCCGCGCTCTGCATGCTTGCTGACAGTATCGAAGCGGCAGCGCGTTCCCTCGATGAACCTACGCCCGCACGTTTGCAAAACATCGTCCGAAATATCATCCAAAGAAAATTCTCGGATGCACAGCTGGACGAGTGTAATCTGACCCTGAAAGATATTTCCAAAGTCGAAGCCGCCTTCGTGCGCATTCTTCTAGGTATTTACCATCAACGTATCGACTATCCGCGCAGCGCGGGTGGTGGATTGGGCGACACCAATGCAACTTCTGATCGTTAA